In Litorilinea aerophila, the genomic window GCCCACGCTGGCCACGCCCACCAGCGCCGGCAGCCAGGTGTTGTGTCGGGCATAAAACGCGTAGTTGAGGGGAAAATCCACCGCGGCAAAGAGCATCCCCACCACGTAGATGTTCAGCGCAGCTACCACCTGCCGCGTATCTTCCGGCGTGAAGCGATTCCGCTCAAAGAGGAGGCGGGCCAGGGGCTCCCCCAAAAGCCAGAGTCCCACGGCCGCGGGCACGATCAGGAGCAGGACCATCCGCAGACCCCGGCCCAGGGTGTGGCGATAGGCCGCTTCGTCGCCGGCGGCAAAGTGCTGGCTGAGGCGGGGGAGCGCGGCCAGGGAGATGGCCACGCTGATCAGGCCCAGGGGCATCTGCTGGAGGGTGGTGGCGTTGCTCATCCAGGCAATGCTCTGGGCGCCCGTCCCGCTGGCCAGGCGCCGATCCACGGCCACCTGCAACAGGCTGACCACCAGCCCGGCCGCAATGGGCAGGTAGAGGCGCAACATCCGGCCCAGGGCCGGGTGATACCAGTTTCGCCCCGGCAGCAGGGGAACGCCTGCCCGCCGCAGATCGCCGGCCAGCAGGGCAAGCTGCACCAGGCCGCCCGCCAGCATGCCCAGGGCCAGCGCGTAGATGCCAATGCGCGGCGCCAGCAGGGGCGCCATGGCCACGATCCCCAGGTTGTAGATGGCCGTGGCCAGGGCGGGGAAGGTGAAGCGCTGGAGGGCGTAGAGCATGCCGGTGAAGAGGCCCGCCATGCTCAAGAGCCAGACTGCCGGTGCAGCCAGCCGGATCAGCCGGGTGGTCAGGGTCAGCAGGGCCGGGTCCCATTCCCCCAGGCCGGCCGCCAGCAGCCAGGCCAGCCAGGGGGCCGCCAGCTCCAGGAGCAGTACCAGCCCGGCCAGGACCACCGCAAAGACGCTGATCAGGGCGCCGACCAGGGCGTAGAACTCGCTGCGGCGGCGTAGCCGGGCATATTCACTCAGGACGGGAACCAGCGCTGCACTGAGCATGCCGCCGATGAGGAAATCGTACAGCATGGTGGGGACCTGGCTGGCCACCCGGAAGGCGCTGACCTGGCCGCTGGCGCCAAAGTAGTAGGCGATCACCATCTCCCGCACCAGGCCCAGGACGCGGCTGGCCGCATTGCCGACGGACAACAGGCCGGCACTGCGGGCCAGGCCCTCCTGGGGCGTGCTCAGGCTGGCGGGTTCTTCCATGAGCAGGTCATCAGCAGACATGGCGCCATTGTAGCACAGGCCGGCGGGGATGGGAGCAACGACAGGTCGATGGCAGCAGCATTGATTCGGGGGGGGCGGGGGACCGGGACCTTCTCGGGCCAGTGCGGCTTAGCCAAATGGCCCACAAAAAAGCACGGCGCTCAACCACCAGAGCGCCGTGCTTCGTGTCGTTTTGGGGGCGGGTTGCCCGGTCAGGCGGGCGTCTGCACCGGCTGGCGGAAGACCCGGGGATCCTTAAAGCCCGGGTAGCCGTTCTCCTCCAGCTCGGCCAGGAACTTCTCGGCCTGCATGGCTGCCGCACAGCCCTGGCCCACACTGGTGGCCACCTGCTTATAGACCTTGTCCATGATTTCGCCGGCGGCAAAGACGCCCGGTACGTTGGTTCGCATAAAGTGGTCCGTCACCAGGTGGCCATCTTCGTCCATCTCCAGCTTGCCGTGGAAGAGTTCGTTGTTGGGCAGGTGACCGATGAAGATGAAGACGCCGTCGGTATCCAGTTGACCTTCCTCACCGGTCACGGTGTTGCGGGTCTTCACCCCCACTACCTTGCCGTCCTTGCCCACGATTTCAGTCACCACCGTATTCCAGACGAACTCAATCTTCTCGTTGTGGAAGGCCCGGTTCTGCAAGATCTTGCTGGCCCGCAGCTCGTCCCGGCGATGGATGATGCGCACCCGGTTGGCGAACTTGGTCAGGAAGATGCCCTCCTCCACCGCGCTGTCGCCGCCGCCGACCACCACCACGTCCTTCCCCCGGAAGAAGAAGCCGTCGCAGGTGGCGCAGTAGCTGACGCCCTTGCCGGTGTATTCCTTCTCGCCGGGCACTTCCAGGTACCGGGGGCGGGCTCCTGTGCAGAGGAT contains:
- the trxB gene encoding thioredoxin-disulfide reductase → MTTVQMSGNGAGKGARPEVENVIVVGSGPAGFTAGLYAARANLNPLLITGNDYGGQVSLTYEVENYPGFPEGVSGPELVEKMKQQAEKFGTQIEFDYVNEIVVDRHPFLVRTANGQEYATKALILCTGARPRYLEVPGEKEYTGKGVSYCATCDGFFFRGKDVVVVGGGDSAVEEGIFLTKFANRVRIIHRRDELRASKILQNRAFHNEKIEFVWNTVVTEIVGKDGKVVGVKTRNTVTGEEGQLDTDGVFIFIGHLPNNELFHGKLEMDEDGHLVTDHFMRTNVPGVFAAGEIMDKVYKQVATSVGQGCAAAMQAEKFLAELEENGYPGFKDPRVFRQPVQTPA
- the murJ gene encoding murein biosynthesis integral membrane protein MurJ; the encoded protein is MSADDLLMEEPASLSTPQEGLARSAGLLSVGNAASRVLGLVREMVIAYYFGASGQVSAFRVASQVPTMLYDFLIGGMLSAALVPVLSEYARLRRRSEFYALVGALISVFAVVLAGLVLLLELAAPWLAWLLAAGLGEWDPALLTLTTRLIRLAAPAVWLLSMAGLFTGMLYALQRFTFPALATAIYNLGIVAMAPLLAPRIGIYALALGMLAGGLVQLALLAGDLRRAGVPLLPGRNWYHPALGRMLRLYLPIAAGLVVSLLQVAVDRRLASGTGAQSIAWMSNATTLQQMPLGLISVAISLAALPRLSQHFAAGDEAAYRHTLGRGLRMVLLLIVPAAVGLWLLGEPLARLLFERNRFTPEDTRQVVAALNIYVVGMLFAAVDFPLNYAFYARHNTWLPALVGVASVGIYLAVALSLVNWAGFLGLVWADSAKQAGHALIMVALLGWQLRRWPRRLARDLAGILMAAGGMALAMAATLALLSLARPWQPVADLLALTVAGGVGLGVYGLLLQRLGMAEAQVLYEAVVRRVVGRRGACP